One genomic region from Spirulina subsalsa PCC 9445 encodes:
- a CDS encoding Uma2 family endonuclease, translating into MNPLSTLIVSDTWVSATWNEYLSALDDPAHAKSKGYYSDGRMRLEMQLPVGFDHSKDHSVISLAVNLYSILQAIAFRELDNCSFRKAGYVEFQPDLAYYVGNKATAIPSGTDIVNLEQYPLPDLVVDVAKSSLLDDRTVKRVLYEEVGIAEYWIVNVETGEVLAYQMSDRGSQRIDVSLVFPGLEIGTLNQALQQSRNQEQSQVGAWLMGQFQSIDHR; encoded by the coding sequence ATGAATCCACTTTCTACTTTAATCGTTAGTGATACTTGGGTTTCGGCGACCTGGAATGAATACCTAAGTGCTTTGGATGACCCCGCCCATGCTAAATCCAAAGGCTATTATAGTGATGGGCGAATGCGATTAGAAATGCAACTCCCCGTAGGCTTTGACCACAGTAAAGATCATAGTGTGATTTCTCTGGCTGTTAACTTGTACAGCATTTTGCAGGCGATCGCATTTAGAGAATTAGACAACTGTTCTTTCCGCAAAGCGGGCTATGTTGAATTTCAGCCAGATTTAGCCTATTACGTTGGCAACAAGGCAACTGCCATCCCTAGCGGCACGGACATTGTGAATCTGGAACAGTATCCCCTGCCGGATTTGGTGGTGGATGTGGCGAAATCCTCTCTATTGGACGACCGCACCGTTAAGCGAGTATTGTATGAAGAGGTGGGGATTGCCGAATATTGGATTGTGAACGTGGAAACTGGGGAGGTTTTGGCCTATCAAATGAGCGATCGCGGGAGTCAGCGAATCGATGTCTCTCTGGTGTTTCCGGGGCTAGAGATAGGCACCCTAAACCAAGCGCTACAACAGAGTCGCAATCAAGAACAGTCCCAAGTGGGGGCTTGGTTAATGGGTCAGTTTCAGTCCATTGATCATAGATAA
- a CDS encoding type II toxin-antitoxin system VapC family toxin, with protein MNCLLDTHTLLWYLQNSENLSDRTTEILEDANNNLSVSIASLWEISIKLGLGKLRLQKSFSELEEVLQQLKIGVLPITFGDTEFYLSLPLHHRDPFDRILVAQAMNHRLVLISRDSAFDAYSIHRVW; from the coding sequence ATGAATTGCCTACTGGATACCCATACTTTACTGTGGTACTTGCAAAACAGTGAAAATTTAAGTGATAGAACCACCGAAATTCTGGAAGATGCCAATAACAATCTCTCGGTAAGTATTGCCAGTTTATGGGAAATTTCAATTAAATTGGGTTTAGGCAAACTTAGGTTACAGAAATCATTCTCAGAATTAGAGGAAGTGCTACAACAACTAAAAATAGGCGTTCTGCCCATTACATTCGGTGATACCGAGTTCTACCTGAGCTTACCCCTCCATCATCGCGATCCGTTTGATCGGATTTTGGTGGCACAAGCCATGAATCATCGCTTGGTTTTGATTAGTCGCGATTCGGCTTTTGATGCCTATTCTATTCACCGAGTCTGGTGA
- the abc-f gene encoding ribosomal protection-like ABC-F family protein: protein MEKTSNISNPVVLSGENLAYTVEQTRTLFSGVNVAVEKGDRIALVGGNGSGKSTLMQLLAGQVQSPTGSVLRRGSLYYLPQVSTLRHIEPEQPIFQFLSALCEEWWQIDELLRTHFNTHLDLSLPLHRLSGGELTKLFLTVGLAQAPDVLLLDEPTNHLDLLTLESLRVSLNQFAGALIIVSHKPFFLDQVVTKIWELTPLGVNVYGGHYSFYREQKRTALAAAQRSHEVAKKALKRARITALAEQKRAAQSQKRGEQKAASGSMGKMAKRYFANRASSTAGKAAEKNEAALEQAAQKVAQTKIKTRKATNIQLEEKSLKRKTLLEIHNASLTVGDRLLIQNFHLHLVSGDRVALAGPNGSGKSSLIKALFTPDAAGMVTAEQLQLAPAMTVVYLDQNYGFINRQQTILENMQAANPQLSYQLLRQQLGHFLFFNDGVYKSAGVLSGGELARLAIAMISIAELDLLILDEPTNNLDIETVEQMIQAINDYQGAMWVISHDLDFLSQIQINRAFKLQDQTLQPTTFLPQDTEAYYQELLYH from the coding sequence ATGGAAAAAACGAGCAATATCAGCAATCCCGTTGTTTTATCGGGCGAGAATTTAGCCTATACCGTTGAGCAAACCCGCACCCTGTTTTCTGGTGTGAATGTGGCGGTGGAAAAGGGCGATCGCATTGCCTTAGTCGGAGGGAACGGAAGCGGCAAGTCTACGCTCATGCAGCTATTAGCGGGACAGGTGCAATCCCCGACGGGTTCCGTGCTACGTCGCGGCTCCCTGTATTATTTGCCCCAAGTTAGCACCCTCCGCCACATCGAGCCAGAACAGCCCATTTTTCAGTTCTTAAGCGCCCTGTGTGAGGAATGGTGGCAAATTGATGAGCTTTTAAGGACTCACTTTAACACCCATTTAGATTTATCTTTACCCCTGCACCGCTTGAGTGGGGGAGAATTAACCAAACTCTTTCTCACTGTGGGGTTAGCTCAAGCGCCGGATGTGTTGCTGTTGGATGAACCGACTAATCACCTTGATTTACTGACGTTGGAGAGTCTGCGCGTCAGTTTGAATCAATTTGCGGGGGCTTTGATTATTGTCTCCCATAAACCCTTTTTTCTCGATCAGGTGGTGACAAAGATTTGGGAATTAACGCCTTTGGGGGTGAATGTTTATGGCGGCCATTATTCCTTTTATCGGGAACAGAAACGGACGGCTTTAGCGGCTGCACAGCGATCGCACGAAGTCGCCAAAAAAGCCTTAAAACGCGCTAGAATCACTGCCCTAGCTGAACAAAAACGAGCGGCACAGTCTCAGAAACGGGGGGAACAAAAAGCGGCGAGTGGTAGTATGGGGAAGATGGCGAAACGCTATTTTGCCAATCGGGCTTCTTCAACCGCAGGCAAGGCCGCCGAAAAAAACGAGGCCGCCCTTGAACAAGCGGCGCAAAAGGTGGCCCAGACGAAGATTAAAACGAGGAAAGCGACGAATATTCAACTGGAAGAAAAAAGCCTGAAACGCAAGACTCTGCTTGAGATTCACAACGCTTCCCTGACTGTGGGCGATCGCCTGTTAATCCAGAATTTTCACTTGCATCTGGTTTCCGGGGATCGAGTTGCCCTCGCTGGCCCCAATGGTTCCGGCAAATCCAGCCTGATTAAAGCTCTGTTTACCCCGGATGCGGCCGGGATGGTGACGGCCGAGCAATTGCAACTTGCCCCAGCCATGACTGTGGTTTATCTCGACCAGAACTATGGGTTCATCAATCGTCAGCAAACGATATTAGAGAATATGCAGGCGGCGAATCCCCAGTTATCCTATCAACTGTTACGGCAACAGTTGGGTCATTTTCTCTTCTTTAACGATGGGGTGTATAAGTCCGCAGGGGTGTTAAGTGGGGGAGAATTGGCTAGATTAGCGATCGCCATGATCAGCATTGCCGAGCTTGATTTACTCATTCTCGATGAACCCACCAACAACCTAGACATTGAAACCGTCGAGCAAATGATTCAAGCGATTAATGACTATCAAGGCGCAATGTGGGTGATTTCCCATGATCTTGACTTTTTGAGCCAAATCCAAATTAATCGGGCTTTTAAGCTTCAGGATCAAACCTTACAACCTACTACATTTTTACCTCAAGATACCGAAGCTTACTATCAAGAATTGCTCTATCATTAA
- a CDS encoding DUF2281 domain-containing protein encodes MIENAILKNVEKLPESVKQSVLDYTEFLVNRYAADAVQTAKAPQRGGLGIWQGQIWMSDDFDEPLEDLKDYM; translated from the coding sequence ATGATAGAAAATGCAATTTTAAAAAATGTGGAAAAACTCCCAGAATCTGTAAAACAGTCAGTTTTAGACTATACAGAATTTTTGGTGAACCGATATGCGGCAGACGCTGTTCAAACCGCCAAAGCACCCCAGCGAGGCGGACTGGGTATTTGGCAGGGTCAAATCTGGATGTCTGATGATTTTGATGAACCTCTGGAAGATTTAAAGGATTATATGTAA
- a CDS encoding B12-binding domain-containing radical SAM protein, with product MTILSAEKILFTPASVESDGIPVIFAFPNEYSVGITSLGYQVVWSTLALRSDVEVSRLFTDIQETLPREAELLGFSLSWELDYMNILNLLESLDIPTHSEERGEHHPLVFGGGPVLTANPEPFAAFFDVILLGDGEDLLDQFIDTYKVLRNAPRQEKLRVLAQVPGVYIPSLYEVIYQDITSGIEEIKPKITEIPSMIQKQTYRGNMLSASTVVTEKAAWESIYMVEVVRSCPEMCRFCLASYLTLPFRTPSVEGSLIPAIERGLKVTNRLGLLGASVTQHPEFEALLDYINQPKYEDVRLSISSVRTNTVTEKLAQILSQHDSRSITIAVESGSERVRQIINKKLANEEILQAAENAKAGGLKALKLYGMVGIPGETEEDIEATVQMLKEIKRGVPGLRLTLGCSTFVPKSHTPFQWLGVNGESKKRLQYLQKQLRSHGIDFRPESYNWSVIQALISRGDRRITPLLELTRHYGDSLGSYKRAFKELKGQLPPLDFYVHQNWDTQQVLPWQHLAGPLPQSTLIKHLQESMS from the coding sequence ATGACAATATTGAGCGCTGAAAAAATTTTATTTACCCCCGCATCTGTGGAAAGCGATGGGATTCCAGTTATTTTTGCCTTTCCCAATGAATATAGTGTGGGAATTACCAGTTTAGGCTATCAGGTGGTTTGGTCTACCTTGGCTCTCCGTTCTGATGTTGAAGTAAGTCGTTTATTTACGGATATTCAAGAAACATTACCCCGGGAAGCAGAATTATTAGGTTTCTCCCTCTCTTGGGAACTGGATTATATGAATATTTTAAATTTATTGGAATCCCTCGATATTCCGACTCATAGCGAGGAACGAGGAGAACACCATCCTCTGGTGTTTGGAGGAGGACCGGTTTTAACGGCTAATCCAGAACCGTTTGCCGCATTTTTTGATGTCATTTTATTGGGGGATGGAGAGGATTTATTAGACCAGTTTATTGATACCTATAAAGTCTTGAGAAATGCCCCTCGTCAGGAGAAGTTGCGCGTTCTGGCACAAGTTCCGGGGGTTTATATTCCCAGTTTATATGAGGTGATTTATCAAGACATAACATCTGGAATTGAAGAAATTAAGCCTAAAATTACAGAGATTCCTAGCATGATCCAAAAACAAACCTATCGTGGCAATATGTTATCCGCTTCTACGGTGGTGACAGAAAAGGCCGCATGGGAAAGCATCTATATGGTGGAAGTGGTGCGTAGTTGCCCGGAAATGTGCCGTTTTTGTTTGGCGAGTTATTTAACGTTACCCTTTAGAACTCCCAGCGTTGAAGGGTCTTTAATTCCAGCGATTGAACGAGGATTAAAGGTAACAAATCGTCTGGGTTTGTTGGGGGCATCGGTAACGCAACATCCAGAGTTTGAAGCCCTTTTAGATTATATTAATCAACCGAAATATGAAGATGTGCGTCTCAGTATTTCTTCGGTGCGTACAAATACGGTGACGGAAAAACTGGCGCAAATTTTGAGTCAACATGATAGTCGTTCGATTACTATTGCCGTGGAAAGTGGTTCAGAACGAGTGCGGCAAATTATTAATAAAAAATTAGCCAATGAGGAGATATTACAAGCGGCCGAGAATGCAAAAGCGGGGGGATTAAAAGCGCTCAAACTTTATGGAATGGTGGGAATTCCGGGGGAAACGGAGGAGGATATTGAGGCAACGGTGCAGATGTTGAAGGAGATTAAACGGGGGGTGCCGGGGTTGCGTTTAACGTTGGGTTGTAGTACCTTCGTGCCTAAGTCTCATACGCCGTTTCAGTGGTTGGGGGTGAATGGTGAGAGTAAGAAGCGGTTACAGTATTTACAGAAACAATTGCGATCGCACGGGATTGATTTCCGTCCCGAAAGCTATAATTGGTCAGTAATTCAAGCCTTAATTTCCCGAGGCGATCGCCGAATCACCCCCCTATTAGAATTAACCCGTCACTATGGCGACTCTTTAGGCAGTTATAAACGAGCGTTTAAAGAACTCAAAGGACAACTCCCCCCCTTAGACTTTTACGTTCATCAAAACTGGGACACCCAGCAAGTCTTGCCTTGGCAACACCTCGCTGGGCCTCTCCCTCAGTCCACCTTGATTAAGCATCTTCAAGAGTCGATGAGTTGA
- a CDS encoding response regulator, producing MNQVLIIDQSPCFRQKLASVLQSFNFSVVEAEDGLEAQVKFAEYLPDLVITDTIVPSLNGYQFCTWLRNHPHWNQVPVVFCSNRNTEFDRMWGLKKGANAYVVKSAMSQELPPILAMLLRSEMQVKQVA from the coding sequence ATGAATCAAGTTCTAATTATTGATCAATCTCCTTGTTTCCGGCAAAAGCTGGCTAGTGTATTACAATCCTTCAACTTTAGCGTAGTGGAAGCAGAGGATGGCTTAGAAGCACAAGTCAAATTTGCCGAATATTTGCCGGACTTAGTTATTACCGATACCATTGTCCCTTCCTTAAATGGTTATCAATTTTGCACTTGGTTAAGAAATCACCCCCATTGGAATCAAGTTCCGGTGGTGTTCTGTTCTAATCGAAACACAGAGTTTGATCGGATGTGGGGGCTGAAAAAAGGAGCTAATGCCTATGTGGTCAAATCTGCGATGAGTCAGGAGTTACCCCCTATTCTCGCTATGCTTCTCCGGAGTGAAATGCAGGTAAAGCAAGTGGCTTGA